The Desmodus rotundus isolate HL8 chromosome 3, HLdesRot8A.1, whole genome shotgun sequence genome includes a region encoding these proteins:
- the PRL gene encoding prolactin isoform X2 — MDNKARSLKAGSFLLLLLLLSNLLLCRSVDSLPICPSGAVNCEVSLQDLFDRAVILSHYIHNLSSEMFSEFEKQYAQGKGFITRAINSCHTSSIPTPEDKEQAQKIHHEALLSLVLGVLRSWNAPLYHLVAEVRGMQGVPGDILSKAVEVEERNKQLLEGMEKIVGQAYPGVKENEVYSAWSGFPTPQVADEDSRLFAFYNLLHCLRRDSHKVDNYLKLLKCRIIYDNNC; from the exons CAGGGTCattcctgctcctgctgctgctgctgtccaaCCTGCTCCTGTGCAGGAGCGTGGACTCCCTGCCCATCTGTCCCAGTGGGGCTGTCAACTGCGAAGTGTCCCTCCAAGACCTGTTTGACCGTGCAGTCATCCTGTCTCACTACATCCATAACCTCTCCTCAGAAATGTTCAGTGAATTT GAAAAGCAGTATGCCCAGGGTAAGGGGTTCATTACCAGGGCCATCAACAGCTGCCACACTTCTTCCATCCCTACCCCTGAAGACAAGGAGCAAGCCCAGAAGATCCAT CACGAAGCCCTTCTGAGCCTGGTCCTTGGAGTGCTGCGCTCCTGGAATGCCCCTCTGTATCATCTAGTGGCGGAAGTCCGCGGTATGCAAGGAGTCCCCGGTGACATCCTATCCAAAGCCGTAGAGGTCGAGGAACGTAACAAACAACTTCTAGAGGGCATGGAGAAGATAGTTGGCCAG GCTTATCCTGGAGTCAAAGAAAATGAGGTCTACTCTGCCTGGTCGGGATTTCCAACTCCGCAGGTGGCCGACGAAGACAGTCGCCTTTTTGCCTTTTATAACCTGCTCCACTGCCTACGCAGGGACTCACACAAGGTGGACAACTATCTCAAGCTCCTGAAGTGCCGAATCATCTATGATAACAACTGCTAA